In Methanocella paludicola SANAE, the sequence ACAGGTTCTGGCCGCTGAAGAGCATGCTGGCCACGTAAGGCCCGAATGTCCTGGCCGGGTTCAGGGAGCCGCCGGTCAGGTTCCCGATGGCCATGATGCCCAGTGACGCCACGAAGCCGATAGCCAATCCTGCGAAGCCCGACGGGGCTCGCTTATCCACGGCTGTCCCCATGATCGTAAGCACAAGGAAGAAGGTCGCGATCGTTTCGAGAGCAATGGCCTGCCAGTAGGATACTCCGGAAGCCATTGTCGTAGCCCCGAAGTTATTACCCGTCGCCAGAGAACCCCACAGGAGGGCGACGGATAATGATGCAAGCGTTGCCCCGATCAGCTGGGCTACGATGTAGTAGAGTGTATCCATTAGAGGCAGTCTTCCGGTAGCCCACATGGCTATGCTGACCGCGGGATTGATGTGCGTGCCCGAAATGTGGCCGAACACGTATGCCATGACCGCTATGGCCAGGCCGAACGCCAGGCCGATCGCCAGCCACTCCGATATGCCGAACCCTACATTGAACTCATTTCCGGGGATCGGTGTCCATCCTTTAACGAGCAGTGCCGCAGTGACGACCGCGCCCGTTCCCAGAAATACCAGGACGTAGGTCCCGATCAATTCAGCTAAAGAACGTTTTATAAGACTGATCTCTGCCATAAAATGATCTCCAATAAAGCCCCGGGCTCATGCCCTTAATGTAAATAGGCTTATGTGATATATGGTTGCTATTGAATAAAATAGATATCGATAAAAAAAGGATAAAAAAGATCAGCTGGAGCTCGCAGACGTAATATTGCGCACCATGATCTGGTAGTGCAGCGTCTTTCCGGCAAGCGGGTAGTTGAAGTCTATGAGCACCGTCGTATTGTTCGGTATCGCGTAGACCGTCACCGGCTGCATCCCGTAGTAGAGCGTGTCGTTGACGTGCGGAGTGATGTTATTCGCCAGCAGGTCGGTCATGTTCACTGGCTGGATGAGCGACGGGTCGTAGTCGCCGTACGCCAGGTCCGGCGATATCGTGACGTTCTTAGACTCATTCAGCTTCATGCCGATGACCGCATCGTCGAAGCCCTCGATGACGTCCCCTGCGCCTGCCGTGAACGTGATCGGCTCATAGGTCAGGTACTCGTCGTATATCCCGGATTCCCTTGCCACCGACTCAATGGAAGTATCGAAGATCGTGCCGTTATCGAACATCCCGATGTAATCGACGGTGACCGTATCGTTCTTCGCCACGGTCTTTTCGGTCGTCCCCGTGCATCCGGCTACCAGCGCTATTGACAGGACCAGTAGAATGGCCCAGATATATCGTTTGCTTTGCATAATGGTCACTGTATCTATGCTTCATCCAATGCCGTATTCGCTATATATCCTTTCTCGCCGGATTCTCCAACCAGACGTGCGCATGGATACTCTTTTTAAGGGCTCTGAAAAGCTGTGTTTCCGCCTTTTCATCCGGCAATACTTTTCGTCCCCCGTACCATAGGCTAAAACGGGAGATG encodes:
- a CDS encoding FKBP-type peptidyl-prolyl cis-trans isomerase, which translates into the protein MQSKRYIWAILLVLSIALVAGCTGTTEKTVAKNDTVTVDYIGMFDNGTIFDTSIESVARESGIYDEYLTYEPITFTAGAGDVIEGFDDAVIGMKLNESKNVTISPDLAYGDYDPSLIQPVNMTDLLANNITPHVNDTLYYGMQPVTVYAIPNNTTVLIDFNYPLAGKTLHYQIMVRNITSASSS
- a CDS encoding MIP/aquaporin family protein; this encodes MAEISLIKRSLAELIGTYVLVFLGTGAVVTAALLVKGWTPIPGNEFNVGFGISEWLAIGLAFGLAIAVMAYVFGHISGTHINPAVSIAMWATGRLPLMDTLYYIVAQLIGATLASLSVALLWGSLATGNNFGATTMASGVSYWQAIALETIATFFLVLTIMGTAVDKRAPSGFAGLAIGFVASLGIMAIGNLTGGSLNPARTFGPYVASMLFSGQNLWWQFPIYIIGPILGALIAAFLYDYLGDLKSKQKA